The Humulus lupulus chromosome 4, drHumLupu1.1, whole genome shotgun sequence genome has a window encoding:
- the LOC133829431 gene encoding cytochrome P450 76A2-like: MIIYIALALLLFFLFFLHNRKSSGHGRLLPGPPGWPIFGNLFDLGAMPHRSLTKLRHKYGDVVLLRLGAINTMVILSSKAATEFFKNHDMSFVERTITETSRALDYDKGSLALAPYGPYWRVLRRLVTIDMLVLKRINETAVVRRKCVENMLLWIEQEVKLNNNKGVHVARFVFLMSFNLLGNLMLSRDLLDPNSAEGSEFFSAMMGLMEWSGHANMADFFPWLRWLDPQGLKRKMERDLGKALKIASNFVNERRNEQDKDKERRDFLDVLLEFEGNGKDEPAKISDRDLNIFILEIFLAGSETTSSTIEWALTELLLNPEAMGKAKAELNQVIGPSRRVEENDIENLPYIQAIIKETLRMHPPIPFLVPRRAVKDTVFMGYFVPKNTQVFVNAWAIGRDADVWNDASFFKPERFLDSKTDYRGQHFELIPFGAGRRMCAGVPLAHRVLHLVLGSLLHHFEWRLDESNGVTPESMDMKDRLGITTRKFEPLLAIPNKCCPF; the protein is encoded by the exons ATGATCATATACATAGCACTAGCTCTTCTCctcttttttctcttcttcctcCATAATCGAAAAAGTTCTGGCCATGGCCGGCTTCTTCCCGGGCCACCCGGGTGGCCCATATTCGGAAACTTATTCGACCTCGGAGCAATGCCACACAGGTCCCTAACCAAGTTGAGACACAAGTATGGCGACGTGGTATTGCTAAGACTAGGCGCCATAAACACCATGGTAATTCTCTCATCGAAAGCAGCCACCGAGTTCTTTAAGAACCACGACATGTCGTTTGTAGAGCGGACCATCACCGAAACCAGCCGAGCCCTCGACTACGACAAGGGCTCATTGGCTTTAGCCCCTTACGGCCCTTACTGGCGTGTGTTGAGGCGACTGGTGACGATCGACATGTTAGTCCTCAAGCGAATCAACGAAACGGCTGTCGTTCGTCGAAAATGTGTAGAGAACATGTTGTTGTGGATTGAACAAGAAGTGAAGTTGAACAATAATAAAGGTGTTCACGTGGCTCGCTTTGTGTTCCTCATGTCGTTTAATCTTTTGGGGAATCTCATGCTGTCTAGGGACTTGTTGGATCCCAATTCAGCCGAGGGGTCGGAGTTTTTCTCAGCCATGATGGGGCTTATGGAGTGGAGTGGCCACGCCAACATGGCTGATTTTTTCCCATGGTTGAGGTGGTTGGATCCTCAAGGGCTTAAGAGGAAGATGGAGAGGGATCTAGGTAAGGCTTTGAAGATTGCTTCAAATTTTGTGAATGAGCGAAGGAATGAACAAGACAAGGATAAAGAGAGAAGGGATTTCTTGGATGTGTTACTTGAGTTTGAAGGTAATGGAAAAGATGAGCCTGCCAAAATTTCTGATCGTGATCTTAACATTTTCATACTT GAAATATTTCTGGCTGGTTCAGAAACGACAAGCAGTACAATTGAATGGGCCCTGACTGAACTACTACTGAACCcagaggccatgggcaaggccaagGCCGAGCTCAATCAAGTGATAGGGCCAAGTCGGAGGGTCGAAGAGAACGACATTGAAAACCTTCCATACATACAAGCTATCATCAAAGAAACACTTCGAATGCATCCACCAATCCCGTTTCTGGTCCCACGAAGAGCAGTAAAGGACACAGTTTTTATGGGCTACTTTGTACCCAAAAACACACAGGTCTTTGTCAACGCTTGGGCAATCGGAAGAGACGCAGATGTGTGGAACGACGCGTCGTTTTTCAAGCCCGAGAGATTCTTGGACTCGAAAACAGACTATAGAGGACAACATTTTGAGCTGATCCCATTTGGAGCTGGACGACGTATGTGTGCCGGGGTCCCGCTGGCTCATCGAGTTCTTCACCTGGTTTTGGGGTCATTGCTTCACCATTTTGAGTGGAGACTTGATGAGAGTAATGGTGTTACTCCTGAATCTATGGATATGAAGGACAGGTTAGGAATTACAACTCGAAAGTTTGAACCATTACTTGCAATACCAAACAAGtgttgcccattttaa